In one window of Deltaproteobacteria bacterium GWA2_45_12 DNA:
- a CDS encoding type II secretion system protein GspN, whose product MLHIMVGVFAFFFFLVLFFPFETLVRYFLSQVEIQSKGAYKINVGEIDPSFFFKTSLKDFELVLSKPTGDVVLLKTPELKIGVSYLPLLASHVDASFELKSKKGGMEGNMFLSQTMQRFDVDLNQMDFAEFPLLAGWLKIPLSGEINGNIMAEIYPEQVGKNEGEINLKLKDLKIAAGKMDLYQGFELEIPDTVLSANDPAVLKATLSKGRLDVKELNIPGPDMALKAAGRVQINRKLSFAHLSVNGSFQFSQKLQEVLSILVLIEKQKNEQGWYPFNLSGQVSRPKLQVGTIQVL is encoded by the coding sequence ATGCTGCACATTATGGTGGGGGTGTTTGCCTTTTTCTTTTTTCTGGTTCTTTTTTTCCCTTTTGAAACCCTTGTCCGTTATTTTTTGTCGCAGGTTGAAATCCAATCCAAGGGGGCCTACAAAATCAATGTCGGGGAAATCGATCCCAGTTTTTTCTTTAAAACGTCGTTGAAAGATTTTGAACTGGTCCTTTCCAAACCCACAGGGGACGTTGTTTTGCTTAAAACGCCCGAGCTGAAAATTGGGGTGAGTTATCTTCCCTTACTTGCCAGCCACGTGGATGCCTCGTTTGAATTAAAAAGTAAAAAAGGGGGCATGGAAGGAAACATGTTTCTGTCCCAAACCATGCAACGCTTTGATGTCGATTTAAACCAGATGGATTTTGCCGAATTCCCCCTCCTGGCGGGCTGGCTCAAAATACCTTTAAGCGGGGAGATCAACGGAAATATCATGGCTGAAATTTATCCAGAACAGGTCGGAAAAAATGAGGGGGAAATAAATTTAAAGCTTAAAGACCTAAAAATTGCGGCCGGAAAAATGGATTTGTACCAGGGTTTTGAATTGGAGATTCCAGATACTGTTTTGTCTGCAAATGATCCTGCTGTTCTCAAGGCCACTCTGTCTAAAGGCAGGCTTGATGTTAAAGAGCTGAATATTCCCGGCCCGGACATGGCCTTAAAGGCAGCCGGACGTGTGCAGATTAACCGTAAACTGAGCTTTGCCCATCTTTCAGTCAATGGTTCCTTTCAATTTTCCCAAAAACTCCAGGAAGTCCTTTCCATTTTGGTCCTTATTGAAAAACAAAAAAATGAACAGGGTTGGTACCCTTTCAACCTTTCCGGCCAGGTTT